The window ATGTGGCCGACAACAGTGCTTTACCTTACATCGGGGCCGAAAATCAAATATTGACCACGATTGCACTCGCTTAGTTGAATAATAGAAAAAAGCAGACCAAGACTGTATTGTTCAGTTTTGGGCTGTTTTTTGTTGATGCCCCCACCAAGAATACATTAAATACATGTAAACAATGTGCAGACCTTTATATTTCAAGGGGTTTTCACACGCTCGTTTAGATAATATCAGCTTTACTGGTACTACCCTATCTATGAAGACTTCGCATGATTGATAGCGGTCTCGATGTAGGCTCTCAAAGTCTTGATGAACGTGCGCATGGCGTATCCGACATATCTGTCGCTGCGGTAGATCAGATAAATGTCCTGAGAAGGCGTAGGATTCCTCAGGTGCACGACTTTGATGTCTGTATTGTGAAGATTATCCAGTAGCAATCGCGGCAGAACACAGGTGCCAACTCCGCTCTGTACCATCTGGAGGAGGGAGGATAACGTTGTCGTCACCATATGTGGCTGCAGAGTAAACCCGTTGTCCATGCAAAAGCGGTCGATCAGCTTACGGCATTGATGGTCGGGTGGGAACATGACCATCTTCAACGCATGCAGCCTGTTCAAGGGGATGAAGCTCTCCGTGGCAAGGGGATCATTCATACTTACCGCTAATGAGAATTCCTCGTGGAACAGGGGAATTGATGTGAGACGTTCATCGATAATAGGTCCAATGGTTACGCCGACGTCGATGCTTCGGTCCAGAACTTGTTCTGTTACTTTCATGGTTTCCAGAAGGGACAGCGAGATGGTGGGATAGGTCTGATGGAAGTTCAGTAGCAAGGCATTAAACATGAGATCCGCGTCACCGGGCAAGACGCCGATGGATAGCGATCCGCCTTGCATCTGCTTCAGATCAGCAATGGCGTCGCTCGCTTGCTGCAGACGCTCGAACACGGCAGCACCATGTTCATGAAGAATCGCTCCGGCTTCTGTAAGGACAATTGTTTTTCCCACACGATCGAACAACAGAACCCCTATTTCTTCTTCCAATCTCCTTATCTGCTGGCTGATGTTGGGTGCGCTGACTCCCATTTTTTCGGCTGCTCTCGTGAAGTGAAGCTCTTCACAAATCGCCATAAAATACTGTAGTTGTTTTAACTCCATAGCTCACACCTGCTTTCAATTGCATCGCTGAATGCATGTTCAATGATTATTGTTACTGCACCTTCTTTTTCTGTCAATGAATAATCGTTAACTTATACTTAACGTTCCGGTAATGCCCACTGTATTGATGGAAAGTTCCATGAGACCTATACTACGAATATATCAAGCGCTTCTCATTACAAAAGGAGGAAATTAGTTATGACACAATCGATTATTAACACAGGTAAAGTACTGCATCAGGTTGTGATTGGTAAGCTTCAGGGAGTTACGGAGGGATATTTCGACAAGCAGCCGGAAGGCTTCAACAATACCATCCGTTGGAATGTCGGCCATATGATTTATTGGATGGATAAGTATTCTACCCTAAGCTTCGGCTCCCCGTCGGCCATACCGGACTCGTATGATACGCTGTTTAACTCTGGAACAAAGCCTTTGGACTGGACGTTTGCTCCTCCATCGAAGGAAGAGTTGTTCGAGATGTTAACGGCGCAGCTTTCCCGCCTATCTGAGCTGACACCTGAAATGCTGGGCGAGAAGCTTTCAACTCCGTATCCCTTGGGACCGTTCCAATTCAACACCGCCGGCGAGTTGTTCAACTTCGCTCTGATTCACGAAGCCATTCACCTTGGAACGATATCGAGCCAACTAAAGGTCCTGTCGCGCTAATCAATGAAAAGCAATACACCAAAGTTAGAAAGTATAGACAAACGACTTATTGACAACTCAATATTTGGAGCGACCAATAAACCATAATGAGGAGGATTCTTTTATGGAGAAATCCGTTGGCTCAGTCCCATCCCGAACTTGCGAAGTGTTTGATGCTTTTAGGCGGGCTTTCGAAACAGGGCATACAGTCGATTTTCTTAAGAAGGTTACAGAAGGTTTTCATTTCTTCGTTCCGCTCCCGCTAGAGGGGTGGAATCACGAGCAGCATGGCAAAGAGCGGTTCGAGGAATTGATCAGGTTCGAGCGCTCAGTATTGCAGGTGCAGCTGACTCCGCTCATCTTGCTTGAGAATGAGGACAACGGGATGGTGGTTTTTCGCGCGGAAGGTTCGTTGAATGGGGGGCCTTATCACAATGAGCTTGCGGTCGTCTTCGAGTTCGAGGCAGAGCGGATCCGCTCCTTCCGCGAATATGTAGGTATGCCGTTAAAAAACTACGAAACCCCATAAATGATCGATTAAAAAAGAGAGGCAACTTGTCTACCTCTCTTTTTTCGTCTATACAAAAGATTATTTAGAAAACCAATTTTGAAGCAATTCTGCTTCCTTTGTAGTGTGAAGTCCAGCTTTACGTGTTTCGTCAGTAGGGCGAGTTCTATCCCACTTCCAAGTATCAATAACTGTTTCTGCCAATGGTCGCGTTGTAAAGCCGGCTGTGAAAATTTTTGAGTTGTTGACATCAAACATGCCATGCAAGGACTTAAGCCATAGCGGGAGTTCCTTCCATTCACCGACTTCGTTGCTGTTCAGAAAATCGTTATCCACCCACACAAAATTCGCGTCAGAATGGGACACAGATTTGCATGTCTCCAGGAGTTCGCCCATCGTATACGTAGCACCGCTAACGTTGAAGATACCTGTTACGCTTTCCTCAACCGCACGGATGTTCCAGTCGGCCAGATCGCGTACGTCAACCGTTTGTATTTGGCGATTCACTCCTTCTGGAACCAACACGTCGCCTCCTTTTGCGACTCTCGTTGGCCAATAGGTGAAGCGGTCGCTGTAATCGTAAGGTCCCACGATCAGCCCAGGTCGAATGTGGAGCACACGACCAGGCAGGAGTGTTTCGAGTTCCTGTTCGCATAACGCTTTTAATGCCCCATACTCCGGACCATAGTAAGGTCCAGCGCCTTCAGTTGTAACTTCCTCCAACCTTTCTGAAGAAATGGTACTGACAGGAGAGTTTTCATCAACTCTCTGAGTTAGATCGTTGTAAACAGAAACGCTAGAGATGAACGTATAATGTTTTACTGCATTTTTCAAAAATTCTGCTGATTGGCGCACAATATTCGGGAAGAAACCACAAGTGTCAATCACTGCATCCCAATGTCGACCTCTGAGTGCCTCCAAGTTGTCTTTCCGATCACCGATTAATCGTTCTACGTTCGGGAACATATCGATGGAGCTGTTTCCGCGATTGAACAACGTTACTTCATGTCCACGTGCCAATGCAGCTTCAGTCAAAAAACGGCCAACAAAGCGAGTTCCCCCAAGAATCAACAGTTCCATTCGAAAGCCTCCTTATGTACGAAATGAATCGTTTAATCATTTTTTTTCATTCTGGTTCATTAATCGTTCGGTACAAACATCCTCTTTTCCTTCCTAAACATCCAAGTTTTTTAAATGCAAGGGATATAAAACCTTTCCTCCGTCATAGACATGCCAACGCGTGCGAGATATAGTCACGACTTTCCTGCAGGGATAATGCAGACGACAGAGCCTATACTAGACGATCTATTGAACTAGCGGATAACTATAGTTGAGAAGGAGTTGCATCTTCTAAAGCAGCTCCTCTTTGATTTTTTTTGGTGGTTTGATTAAACTATATTGTAAAAAGGGATTTCATTGAAAGGGCAGGGATACAATGAAGAAAAAAGCAACAGTGAAATTAGATGATCTAATTAATGAGATTGATATTCAAATGGACGAGACCTTTACATATATAAACACTCATACGGGAGAAGTTATTACATTAACAAGAGAAGAGATAAGAGCCGCAGAAGATGAAGAACCACTTGAAAAGTTTCCGGATTGGCAAAGAGAGAACATTGAAACAGCCATAAAAATTATTGAAGATGAAAACGATGTTTACTTGGATTTCACACTAAGAAACGAGTACCATGAGTATGAAATAATAGAAGAATTTATCGGAACATTAAGCGAAGATGAGGTTAGAGAAGAATTGTTTGGAGCTATTCAAGGAAGAGGGGCATTTAGAAGATTTAAGGACGGGATCATAGAACATGGCGTTGAAAAACAATGGTATGAATTCAAAGAAAAAAAGTTAAAGGAATTAGTTATCGATTGGTGTGAAGCGAAGGATCTTGTAATAGAGGAATGAAGTAAAACTGGTACTATCAAGAAACAAGAGCAGTTGTAGATGAACATTGCAAAAAGAGGGTGTCCCAAAAGTCATAAAATGACTGAGGGGCATCCTCTCATTTTGTAAACAAAAAGAAACCGTTCTTTGGTAAAATGGAGGTACCACCCAACCACTTACAAAAGGAGACGGTTTCTTTGTACATTCAATATACCATGGATCAACTTTGCCTGCCAATGGACTTGGAGGAAGATATTCCTCAAAATCACCTCGTTCGCATTGTAAACGCCGCCGTGAATCAACTGGATGACGTCATTTTCGACGCAGCTTACCCTGGAGGCGGAAGAGATAGCTATCACCCTAAGATGCTAACAAAAAGTGATCATTTATGCCTACACCCAGCGTATTTACTCCTCCCGACAGATCGCCAAGGCTGTCCGCGAAAACGTCATGTTCATGTGGATTGCAGGCAGACAACGACCCGACTTCCGCACCATTAACCGTTTTCGTTCTGAACGGATGAAAGCCCTGCTGGAGACCGTATTTACCGCGGTTCTTCAATTTTTGGCCGACGAGAAGTACGTTCAACTAGAGCACTATTTTGTTGACGGTACTAAAATTGAAGCGAATGCCAATCGGTATACCTTTGTTTGGGGTAAAGCGGTTGTGAAGCATAAGGCCAAGCTTCAGGAGAAAGTGCAGACGCTGTTTGCCACGATCGAAGAAGCTGAGAAGCAAGAAGAGCAGATGCATGTTGGCCAAGACCTAAGCGAACTGGGCGGAGCGTCTGAGATCACAAGTGAAAAATTAGAGATCGCTGTCAAACAATTGGAAGAAAGACTGCAGGAAAACCCGAAGGACAAGTCGCTAAAGAAAGCCGTGCGCACACTTCGAAAAGATCTTCTTCCTCGACTTCAAAAGTATGAAACACATGAAGAAATTTTAGGGAGTCGGAATAGCTACAGTAAGACCGACAAAGATGCTACGTTCATGCGGATGAAAGAAGATCATATGCGAAACGGCCAACTTAAGCCGGGTTACAATGTACAGATCGGCACTGAAAATCAATTTATCCTCGGCTACAGCGTACACCAACGGCCTACCGATACACGCTGCCTCATCCCTCATCTTGAAAAAGTAAAATCGCAACTAGGCAAGCTGCCGAGCACGATCATCGCTGATGCGGGATATGGCGGCGAAGAGAACTACGACTATTTAGAGCAAAATGAAGTCGAAGCCATCGTCAAATATAGCACCTATCACCGTGAGAAAAACAAAGCGTGGCAAAAGGATATTAGTAAAATCGACAACTGGACCTATGACGAAGAACAAGATACGTGGACATGTGCGACAGGACAACCCCTCATTTTCCGCAGAGCAAGCAAAGAGAAAACGGAGAGTGGATATGAAATCGAGTACCGCCATTACCGGAGTGCAAGCTGTGAAGGTTGCCCGCTGAAACCACAGTGTACGAAAGCCCAAGGTAATCGCGAAGTTAAAGTAAGCATGAACTACTTGCGATTAAAGAACCAAGCGCGCAACAAACTCCGTAGCGAAGAAGGTTACGCGCTAGCAGTACGGCGTATGATTGAGCCAGAGCCTGTGTTTGGTGACATCAAGAACAACCGCGGATTCAAAAGATTCCTGCTTCGAGGCTTACCCAAAGTAAGTCTAGAGGTCGGGTGGCTTTCGCTTGCCCATAACTTGCTGAAGAAAGCAGCGATGGACGCTAAAAATAAAGGAGCTAAGCACGTACAAGCCGCTTAGCTCCTTTTTCATTCAAATATTCACTTTTTCTAACGATCTGGAGTGTCCTACACACCAAGACTATCATGGCTTTTGGGACACCCTCCTTTTTTCTTGGCTGAAAACCTTATTGAATGTCTTTCTATATTTATCCGATAAAAAACCTTCAAAATTTTCAAAACCGGCAGCAGCTTTAGGGCTACTGGTTATTTACAGTATGAAAGATGTCAGTTTTAACCACGGTGTCCCTGAACTAATCTCTGTCACGATAGTTGCTTTACTCCATATTTGGCGAAGAAACATGCTCTTATCAATTGCAAGCGGTACGATCGTCTACATGTTAATTGAAATGTTAAATCAGATTGATACTAAGAACCATTTTTCCTCGCCATTCCCCGGTACTTGCCTCAGATATGTTCAAGCCGGCATGTTGTAGTAGGGCATTTGAATAATAGGTATTATGCCTAAAACCATTGGCATGGCTCCTTCATAGAATACAAAGTTAAAACCTTATGAAGGGAAGAGATATATGGACATTCCAATAACCGGATTTGTCATGCATTCCAATGATGAAAACGCA is drawn from Paenibacillus sp. V4I7 and contains these coding sequences:
- a CDS encoding SDR family oxidoreductase; translated protein: MELLILGGTRFVGRFLTEAALARGHEVTLFNRGNSSIDMFPNVERLIGDRKDNLEALRGRHWDAVIDTCGFFPNIVRQSAEFLKNAVKHYTFISSVSVYNDLTQRVDENSPVSTISSERLEEVTTEGAGPYYGPEYGALKALCEQELETLLPGRVLHIRPGLIVGPYDYSDRFTYWPTRVAKGGDVLVPEGVNRQIQTVDVRDLADWNIRAVEESVTGIFNVSGATYTMGELLETCKSVSHSDANFVWVDNDFLNSNEVGEWKELPLWLKSLHGMFDVNNSKIFTAGFTTRPLAETVIDTWKWDRTRPTDETRKAGLHTTKEAELLQNWFSK
- a CDS encoding DinB family protein, with amino-acid sequence MTQSIINTGKVLHQVVIGKLQGVTEGYFDKQPEGFNNTIRWNVGHMIYWMDKYSTLSFGSPSAIPDSYDTLFNSGTKPLDWTFAPPSKEELFEMLTAQLSRLSELTPEMLGEKLSTPYPLGPFQFNTAGELFNFALIHEAIHLGTISSQLKVLSR
- a CDS encoding UPF0158 family protein; protein product: MKKKATVKLDDLINEIDIQMDETFTYINTHTGEVITLTREEIRAAEDEEPLEKFPDWQRENIETAIKIIEDENDVYLDFTLRNEYHEYEIIEEFIGTLSEDEVREELFGAIQGRGAFRRFKDGIIEHGVEKQWYEFKEKKLKELVIDWCEAKDLVIEE
- a CDS encoding LysR family transcriptional regulator — translated: MELKQLQYFMAICEELHFTRAAEKMGVSAPNISQQIRRLEEEIGVLLFDRVGKTIVLTEAGAILHEHGAAVFERLQQASDAIADLKQMQGGSLSIGVLPGDADLMFNALLLNFHQTYPTISLSLLETMKVTEQVLDRSIDVGVTIGPIIDERLTSIPLFHEEFSLAVSMNDPLATESFIPLNRLHALKMVMFPPDHQCRKLIDRFCMDNGFTLQPHMVTTTLSSLLQMVQSGVGTCVLPRLLLDNLHNTDIKVVHLRNPTPSQDIYLIYRSDRYVGYAMRTFIKTLRAYIETAINHAKSS
- a CDS encoding branched-chain amino acid transporter permease; translation: MNVFLYLSDKKPSKFSKPAAALGLLVIYSMKDVSFNHGVPELISVTIVALLHIWRRNMLLSIASGTIVYMLIEMLNQIDTKNHFSSPFPGTCLRYVQAGML
- a CDS encoding nuclear transport factor 2 family protein, whose product is MEKSVGSVPSRTCEVFDAFRRAFETGHTVDFLKKVTEGFHFFVPLPLEGWNHEQHGKERFEELIRFERSVLQVQLTPLILLENEDNGMVVFRAEGSLNGGPYHNELAVVFEFEAERIRSFREYVGMPLKNYETP
- a CDS encoding GMC oxidoreductase, with translation MHGVSGLYVADNSALPYIGAENQILTTIALA